GGCATGGGCTCGCTGCCCAACGGCATCACGGTCGAGATCGAGGCGATCGTCGAGGTCGCGTAAGGACCCAAAGCGAGGCGCCCCCGACCGGGGGCGCCTTCTTTACCAACACTGTCCCTGTTTCCGTTGGCGGAGTGGACGCCGCCGCGGCTCTCGCCGCGAAACCTCCCACCGAGATAGGAACCCGGCAGTTGCTCTCCGTGTGCGCCGCTATTGCTGCGGCACGATGCGGAGGATGCGGTCATCGTCGGATGCCGGGTCGCCCCGGCCGTCCCGGTTGCTGGTCAGGATGTAGATGTAGCCGTCCGGACCCTCGACCACGTTGCGTAGGCGCCCGTAGTCCCCGGAGATGATCGCTTCCAGGTTGGGCGGGCTGCCGCCGCCGGGGATGTCCAGCCGCCAGAGAGTGGTCCCGCGCAATGAGCCGAAGAGCAGGCTGCCGGTCCACTGCGGGAAGGTGTTGCCCTGGACGAAGGTCGCGCCGGACGGCGCCCAGGTGTCGGTGCCGCTCTCAATCACGGGGAGCGTGTAACCGTTGTTGGGGCCTTCGTTGCCCTGCATGATAGGCCAGCCGTAGTTGGCGCCGGGTTGGATCTGGTTCACCTCGTCATGGGCGGATGGCCCGTGCTCGGTGGCGTAGAGCGCGTTGGTGCCGGGCTCCCAGGCCAGGCCCTCCGGGTTGCGGTGGCCATATGAATACACCGGCGAGCCGGGGAAGGGGTTGTCCGGTGGGACCGAGCCGTCGTCGTTGAGCCGCAGGATCTTGCCGGCGAGCGAGTTCGTATCCTGCGCCAGTTCCGGTTGCGCCGCGTCGCCGGTCGTGATGTAGAGCTTGCCGTCAGGACCGAAACCGAGACGCCCGGCGTCGTGGATCTGCGCGCCCGGGATGCCGTCCAGGATGACCACCGGGTCGACCAGAGTGTTGTTCGTCTCGGTGTAGCGCACGACCTTGTTGGCGACACCGCCGCCGGACTGATAGGTGTAGTAGAAGTAGATCCAGTGGTTGTTGGCGAAGTCGGGGTGCAGCGCCATCCCGAGCAATCCACCCTCGCCGACGGGTGCCACGTCGGGGATAGTCGCGACCGGCTCCGGCCGCAGTTGGCCGTTCTCAATCACGCGGA
This genomic window from Sphaerobacter thermophilus DSM 20745 contains:
- a CDS encoding PQQ-dependent sugar dehydrogenase is translated as MSQTRFRHARPGLSRLAATALLLTLMLATACGSSSATATATTGAEASVPTATDAPADPTPTTPPTPEATPTATAAATPEPTAAPTGPVAWTVETFVSGLEIPWEMRFLPDGRIFVTERPGRVRVIENGQLRPEPVATIPDVAPVGEGGLLGMALHPDFANNHWIYFYYTYQSGGGVANKVVRYTETNNTLVDPVVILDGIPGAQIHDAGRLGFGPDGKLYITTGDAAQPELAQDTNSLAGKILRLNDDGSVPPDNPFPGSPVYSYGHRNPEGLAWEPGTNALYATEHGPSAHDEVNQIQPGANYGWPIMQGNEGPNNGYTLPVIESGTDTWAPSGATFVQGNTFPQWTGSLLFGSLRGTTLWRLDIPGGGSPPNLEAIISGDYGRLRNVVEGPDGYIYILTSNRDGRGDPASDDDRILRIVPQQ